ACGGCGACTCGACCGGGACCACGATCACCTCGACCGAGATCGCGCGGACCGCAACGGGGATCCAGCTCGGCCACGGACTCATCCAGGACAACTACATCCACGACCTGGCGTTCCGTGCCGGTGACCACGTGAACGGCACGACGTCGAACGGTGACAGCCGACCGATGACGATCAGGCACAACACGATCTTCAACCAGCGGAGCCAGACCGATGCCGTCAGCCTGTTCCAGGACTTCGGCGTGGAGGCCAATCGCACGATCGACAACAACCTTCTCGCTGGTGGCGGCTACACGATCTACGGCGGCGACGGCGCCAAGGGCACCTCGCACGACATCGTCATCACCAACAACCGGATCTCCCGGCTGTTCTACCCCCGGGGCGGTTACTACGGGGCAGTGGCGGCATTCGATCCGTCGGGCCCGGGCAACGTGTGGTCGGGCAACGTCTGGGACGACGACGACACCGACGAGGTCGGCCTGTACGGCGGCTGACGGTGGTCGAACGCCTGGCGCCACTGGGTCATCGGCGGCGGTCGGAGATCAGTGACGCCAGGTGTCGGCACATCACGGACTGGTCGTGGTGGGTCACGACGTGCTCGCGGGCGGCGCGGCCGAGCCGGCGGGCTCGTCGGGGGTCATCAAGGATCGACAGGACCGCCTCTGCGTGGTCCGCAGCATCGCCGGGATCCGCGAGGTGCCCGGTGATCCCGTCGAGCACGTAGTCCGAGGCACCGGGCGTCCGGCTGAGCACAGCGGGTCGCCCGGTCGCCATCGCCTCGAGGCACACCGTCATCCCCGAGACGTGCAGATTGGGCTGGGTGGCCACGACCACGGCCGTCGCTGCGGCGTAGAGCGACACCAGCTCGGGCGTGGTCACAGATGGCATCACCTCGACCCCCGCTGGTGCGGGCAGGGGTGATCTCGTCTGCACGACCAAGCGGACGTCCGGCCTGGCGTGGCGGATGCGCTCGAGGGCGCTGAAGAGGGTCGGGATGTCCCGGTCCTGGTCGTTTCCGAGGCTGAGGACCATCGGACGATCGGGCCACGGGGCGGGTGCGTAGAACGCGCTGTCGATGCCGAACGGGAGAAATGCGATGCGTTCGGGCTCGACGCCTAGCCACGAGCGCAGGACCGGCACCTGGCCGTGCGACAGGCACCACACCAGATCCATCTGGCGGAGCACTCGCCGCATGATGGTGTTGCGGATGCTGAGGCCGTCGTCCGCCAAGGTGTCGGTGGCCCAGATGACCCCAGCAGCAAGGCTTCGCCCGGAGTCGCCGTAGCGCCGCAGCAGCGGCACGGCCATGCGCTCGTCCCACGCGACCGCCACTCCCTCTGTCCGTCGCGTGGCGTGATGTCTTCCGCGCGGCACCCGGCCGATTGCCCAGGTCAGCGGGTTTCGCCCGGCTGCCCTGGCGCTGTCGTACTCGATCGAGAAATCGTGGGCGGCCAGCAGGTCCAGGCCGTAGGGGGCGCTCCCGGGCGCATCCCCGCGAGCGTGTGCGAGCGCCCATTCCTCCGGGCGAAGGGTGGGGGGGAACAGGATCTTCACGCTGTCGGACACGATCACCCTCGGTTCTCTGGTCGGTGCGTCAACGGGATGGTGCTGGGCGCGGGATTGTCCAGGTCAACGGCGAGAAGCCGGTCTAGCATGTGGGTGTGGCCCCTGAGATCGCCGTCGTCGTGGTCACGTACAACAGCTCTGCGGTCATCGGCGACCTGCTCGACAGCCTTCCTGCGGCGCTCGCCGGTCTGAGCGCACGGGTGGTCGTCGTCGACAACGGTTCCAGCGACGACACCTGCGACGTGGTGAGCAGGCGAGGCGACTGCGTCCTGGTCAGGGAGCAGAACCGTGGCTACGCGGCGGGCCTGAACACCGGCGTCCGGGCGTTGCCCGTCGAGGGACCGATCCTCCTGCTCAACCCGGACGTGCGGATGGATCCTGGCTCGGTCGCCGTGATGGCTTCCACGTTGCAGCAGCCCCGGACCGCAGCCGTCGTCCCGAGGCTGGTGGACGACCACGGGCAGCTCTCGCTGTCGTTGCGACGGGAGCCGACGCTCGGCCGGGCCCTGGGTCTTGGCCGAACGCGCCGGCCGGCCCTCAGCGAGACGGTCCAGGACCACGGGGCGTACGCGTCTCCGCACGTCACGGACTGGGCCACGGGCGCGGTGATGCTGCTGTCGAGGGAGTGCTTCGACGCGCTGGGTGGGTGGGACGAGTCGTACTTCCTGTACTCCGAGGAGACCGACTACTGCCTGCGCGCCCGCGACATCGGATGGGTCACGCGGTACGAGCCGGCGGCGCTGGCGGTGCACATCGGCGGGCAGTCCGGGCGCAGCGCACGCATCCACGCGATGCAGATCGTCAACCGGGTCCGCCTGTTCCGGCGTCGCCACGGGCGAGGCGCGTCCGTGCTCTACCTGCTGCTCGCGGTGGCGAGTGAGACGTCCTGGGTCCTGCGGGGTCATCATGAGTCGGCCACTGCCATCAAGGCGCTGCTGGTGCCGGGGTCGCGACCGGTGGAGCTGGGCTGCTCGGACCGGATGCTTCCCAGCTGACCTGCGGGGGACCGGCAGTCAGCGCCGTGTCCTCGATGATGCGCACCACGGCACGTCCGGCCTCCTGCCAGTTGTCGGTCCGCACGCTCGCCGCGGCGCGCACCGCGCGGCCCGGGACGTCAGGGTCCTCGACGGCTCGGCACAGCGCGCGAGCGAGCCCGGCGGGTGTGGGGGGCGACCAGGCGACCTCGTCGTTCGGCAGGTCCGC
Above is a genomic segment from Aeromicrobium chenweiae containing:
- a CDS encoding glycosyltransferase family 2 protein, which produces MAPEIAVVVVTYNSSAVIGDLLDSLPAALAGLSARVVVVDNGSSDDTCDVVSRRGDCVLVREQNRGYAAGLNTGVRALPVEGPILLLNPDVRMDPGSVAVMASTLQQPRTAAVVPRLVDDHGQLSLSLRREPTLGRALGLGRTRRPALSETVQDHGAYASPHVTDWATGAVMLLSRECFDALGGWDESYFLYSEETDYCLRARDIGWVTRYEPAALAVHIGGQSGRSARIHAMQIVNRVRLFRRRHGRGASVLYLLLAVASETSWVLRGHHESATAIKALLVPGSRPVELGCSDRMLPS
- a CDS encoding glycosyltransferase family 4 protein, with the protein product MSDSVKILFPPTLRPEEWALAHARGDAPGSAPYGLDLLAAHDFSIEYDSARAAGRNPLTWAIGRVPRGRHHATRRTEGVAVAWDERMAVPLLRRYGDSGRSLAAGVIWATDTLADDGLSIRNTIMRRVLRQMDLVWCLSHGQVPVLRSWLGVEPERIAFLPFGIDSAFYAPAPWPDRPMVLSLGNDQDRDIPTLFSALERIRHARPDVRLVVQTRSPLPAPAGVEVMPSVTTPELVSLYAAATAVVVATQPNLHVSGMTVCLEAMATGRPAVLSRTPGASDYVLDGITGHLADPGDAADHAEAVLSILDDPRRARRLGRAAREHVVTHHDQSVMCRHLASLISDRRR